Proteins encoded in a region of the Rutidosis leptorrhynchoides isolate AG116_Rl617_1_P2 chromosome 9, CSIRO_AGI_Rlap_v1, whole genome shotgun sequence genome:
- the LOC139866810 gene encoding kinesin-like protein KIN-4A, which translates to MLHSLGDAKDLLQHLFNIAIESRRWVLEKEYETKETKAQLNELKSQQSDKYRDTDVSSSSIQTTSTQTAKVSRLTKKWKDIEERALQNSRDKTPSRKSKETEGQTSTSKSSSSAKGKAPAPTALDIFADMGIESPLPFPESRELDSKAGICNRPLQVVYKQTEKMIPIAHLPMKKLPLGEQKRKISRWRRGHDEWLIQFKWRWQKPWKLSHMIRTSDQIRNSDETLKGQDLSLRLGQSQTT; encoded by the exons ATGTTACACTCGTTAGGAGATGCAAAGGATTTACTTCAGCACTTATTTAATATTGCTATTGAGTCGAG ACGTTGGGTGTTGGAAAAGGAATACGAAACGAAGGAGACAAAAGCACAGTTAAATGAGCTCAAGTCGCAACAAAGTGATAAATATAGGGATACAGATGTTAGTTCAAGTTCAATACAAACAACTTCTACCCAAACTGCAAAAGTAAGTAGGCTTACAAAGAAATGGAAAGATATTGAAGAAAGAGCTTTACAAAATTCAAGAGATAAAACACCTTCAAGGAAATCGAAAGAAACTGAAGGGCAAACTAGTACATCTAAATCAAGTTCTTCTGCAAAA GGAAAGGCTCCAGCTCCAACTGCGTTAGATATATTTGCAGATATGGGTATTGAATCTCCATTACCGTTCCCAGAATCAAGGGAACTTGACTCTAAAGCTGGTATCTGCAATAGACCACTCCAAGTAGTTTATAAACAAACGGAAAAG ATGATACCAATTGCGCATCTGCCGATGAAAAAGTTGCCACTCGGTGAACAGAAGAGGAAAATTTCGAGGTGGAGACGGGGCCATGACGAATGGCTGATACAGTTCAAGTGGAGGTGGCAAAAACCATGGAAGCTTTCGCATATGATCAGAACCAGTGATCAGATCAGAAACAGTGATGAGACATTAAAGGGTCAAGATTTGTCTCTTAGGCTTGGTCAAAGTCAAACCACATGA
- the LOC139865688 gene encoding probable inactive receptor kinase At5g67200: MCTLPKLHHHHHHHHMLSLFLILAVTLPTTISTTTVTPQLPSDAVALLKFKQQADITNKLLYNLNERFDYCQWQGVKCVQGRVVRFVLQSCSLTGTFADNTLSRLDQLRVLSLRNNSLTGPLPNLSSLTNLKTLFLDHNTFSGTFPLTLLSLHHLHSLDLARNNLSGPLPVQLYSLDRLVYLKLEWNRFTGPLPALNQTALEVFNVSGNNLTGTIPATSTFSRFGVSSFLLNPGLCGKIINKICDSNSPFFDTPSGGVTAPAPVVQNAESQGLIVSPPSRHRHKRLGIILGFIIGFLIILALVLSLFAILNKRRYQYQSKSVAFSSDDEIGNENVNDNAVVAHSTNNTVNTVRIVNKELEIEEKKMQLPQQHREKTGNLIFCEGESAMYGLEQLMSASAELLGRGTIGTTYKAVMDNQLIVTVKRLDAGKTAITSGEAFEKHLEAVGGLRHPNLVPVRAYFQAKQERLVIYDYQPNGSLFNLIHGSRSTRAKPLHWTSCLKIAEDIALGLAYIHQASRLIHNNLKSSNVLLGTDFEACLTDYCLLALADHTSIDESISTGYKAPELRKSFHRATTKSDVYAFGVLLLELLSGRPPSQHPHLVPEDMAEWVRAMRENDDMPNDNRLGMLVEVAGVCSLTSPEQRPVMRQVLKMLQEIKETASLENDNTYNGYS; encoded by the exons ATGTGCACTCTACCAaaactccaccaccaccaccaccaccaccatatgcTGTCCCTGTTTCTCATCCTCGCCGTCACACTCCCCACCACCATCTCCACCACCACAGTAACACCACAACTCCCCTCCGACGCCGTAGCCCTACTCAAGTTCAAACAACAAGCTGACATTACAAATAAACTACTCTACAATCTCAACGAACGGTTCGACTATTGTCAATGGCAAGGGGTCAAGTGTGTTCAAGGTCGTGTGGTTCGTTTCGTCCTACAAAGCTGCAGCCTAACTGGCACCTTCGCCGACAACACATTATCCCGGCTAGACCAACTACGAGTCCTAAGCCTCAGAAACAACTCACTCACCGGACCATTACCTAACCTTTCTTCTCTCACTAACCTCAAAACCCTATTCCTTGACCACAACACTTTTTCTGGAACCTTTCCGTTGACTTTACTCTCACTTCACCATCTACACTCACTTGACCTCGCTCGTAACAACCTATCCGGTCCACTTCCGGTTCAGCTTTACTCACTAGACCGGCTTGTCTACCTTAAGCTAGAATGGAACCGGTTCACCGGTCCTCTACCGGCTCTAAACCAAACCGCTCTCGAAGTTTTCAACGTTTCCGGTAATAACCTGACCGGAACGATTCCGGCGACGTCTACTTTCTCTAGATTTGGCGTTTCGTCGTTTTTATTAAACCCTGGCTTATGCGGTAAGATTATTAACAAAATATGCGATTCGAACTCGCCGTTTTTTGATACGCCGTCCGGCGGCGTAACGGCTCCGGCGCCGGTAGTTCAAAACGCTGAATCTCAAGGTTTAATCGTTTCTCCACCGTCTAGGCACAGGCATAAACGACTAGGTATAATCCTAGGGTTTATAATCGGATTCCTAATCATTTTAGCCCTTGTTTTATCGCTTTTTGCTATTTTAAATAAAAGGCGGTATCAATATCAGTCGAAATCAGTTGCGTTTAGTTCTGATGATGAAATTGGAAACGAAAACGTTAACGATAACGCCGTTGTTGCACATTCAACTAATAATACTGTAAATACAGTACGAATCGTTAACAAGGAACTTGAAATTGAAGAGAAGAAAATGCAATTACCTCAACAACACCGAGAGAAGACCGGTAACCTAATATTCTGTGAAGGAGAGTCGGCGATGTACGGACTGGAACAGCTGATGTCAGCATCGGCGGAGTTGTTAGGGAGAGGAACGATTGGAACGACCTACAAAGCGGTTATGGATAACCAGCTGATTGTGACAGTGAAGAGGTTAGACGCCGGGAAAACGGCGATAACGTCCGGTGAAGCATTCGAGAAGCATTTGGAAGCGGTTGGAGGTCTACGTCATCCTAATTTGGTTCCGGTTAGGGCTTATTTTCAGGCAAAACAAGAGAGGCTTGTTATCTATGATTATCAACCGAATGGCAGCTTGTTTAACCTAATCCATG GATCAAGATCAACAAGGGCAAAACCTCTGCATTGGACATCATGTTTGAAGATCGCCGAAGATATAGCATTAGGGCTTGCTTACATCCACCAAGCGTCAAGACTGATTCACAACAATCTAAAATCCTCCAACGTCCTACTTGGCACCGACTTCGAGGCCTGTCTCACAGACTACTGCCTCTTGGCCCTTGCGGACCACACTTCTATTGATGAATCCATTTCCACCGGTTACAAAGCCCCCGAGTTAAGAAAATCCTTCCATCGAGCCACAACCAAATCCGATGTCTATGCGTTTGGAGTCCTCTTGTTAGAGCTTCTATCGGGTAGGCCTCCATCGCAGCATCCACATCTTGTCCCTGAGGATATGGCGGAATGGGTGAGAGCGATGAGAGAAAATGATGACATGCCAAATGATAATAGGCTCGGGATGCTTGTTGAAGTGGCAGGCGTTTGTAGTTTGACATCACCGGAACAGAGGCCCGTAATGAGACAAGTTTTAAAGATGTTACAGGAGATTAAGGAGACTGCTAGCTTGGAAAATGATAACACGTATAACGGATATTCGTAG